From one Thermatribacter velox genomic stretch:
- the atpC gene encoding ATP synthase F1 subunit epsilon: MKELQVILLTPEVKTVLSGVSHLILECPDGKRGILPGHAPAVIELAIGVLEARFQGGEREYYAISGGVAEITPETVTILTETCEKGNEIDEFSTRRILENIRKEIQEKRGDPETIHLEARLLFSLAKLKAKELSQKRS, from the coding sequence ATGAAAGAGCTTCAGGTAATACTGCTGACACCAGAGGTAAAAACAGTCCTTTCCGGGGTAAGCCACCTTATTCTGGAATGCCCGGACGGGAAAAGAGGCATTCTGCCAGGACATGCTCCTGCGGTAATCGAGTTAGCCATAGGAGTTCTGGAAGCGCGCTTTCAAGGTGGAGAAAGAGAATATTACGCCATTTCAGGCGGAGTGGCAGAAATCACTCCTGAAACAGTGACCATTCTCACTGAGACCTGTGAAAAGGGGAACGAAATCGACGAATTCAGTACCAGAAGAATCTTAGAAAACATCAGGAAAGAAATACAAGAAAAAAGGGGAGACCCGGAAACCATCCACCTCGAGGCCAGATTGCTGTTCTCTCTGGCAAAACTTAAAGCCAAAGAACTTAGCCAGAAAAGAAGCTAA
- the atpD gene encoding F0F1 ATP synthase subunit beta, whose product MERSNGLVGKVVRIAGQVVDVAFPEEELPAIHNILVIKQRNNSEGDTSPLLLEVQSHQGKGVVRCLALQDTRGLQRGAKAYDSGTPLMVPVGKETLGRVFNVFGEPIDELGPLRNPQKSSIHKSAPPFTERIASTQIFETGIKVIDLLCPYLRGGKTGLFGGAGVGKTVLIMELIHRTATAHRGVSVFAGVGERMREGNELWLQMQKSGVLNHTVLVFGQMNEPPGARFRVAFSALTMAEFFRDVLSQDVLLFIDNIFRYIQAGAEVSALLGRLPSAVGYQPTLQEEIGMVEERITSTVNGSITSVQAVYVPADDLTDPAPATTFAHLDASTVLSRKLFEQGFYPAVDPLQSSSRALNTLVVGERHLKLAQETRKIIAHYLDLQDIIALLGIEELSEEDRKIVKRARRLQRFLTQPFFVAENFTGLPGVFVPLKETLQGVEMIVEGECDDWPEQVFYMVGSIDEAKAKFDQLKSKSR is encoded by the coding sequence GTGGAAAGAAGCAATGGTTTGGTTGGAAAAGTGGTCAGGATAGCCGGTCAAGTAGTGGACGTAGCTTTTCCGGAAGAAGAACTACCAGCTATTCACAACATACTGGTCATCAAACAACGCAATAACTCAGAAGGGGATACTTCCCCACTACTACTTGAAGTGCAGAGTCATCAGGGAAAAGGAGTCGTGAGGTGTCTGGCACTTCAGGATACCAGAGGTCTGCAGCGGGGAGCAAAAGCCTACGATTCTGGTACTCCTCTTATGGTTCCAGTTGGAAAGGAGACCCTGGGAAGAGTGTTTAACGTTTTTGGTGAACCAATTGACGAGCTTGGTCCTCTGAGAAACCCGCAAAAAAGCTCCATACATAAGTCTGCACCCCCTTTCACCGAGAGGATAGCCTCAACTCAGATATTTGAAACGGGCATAAAGGTCATCGACCTGCTCTGTCCTTATCTTCGGGGTGGCAAAACGGGTCTCTTTGGTGGTGCTGGGGTGGGGAAAACAGTGCTGATAATGGAACTCATCCATCGCACTGCAACTGCCCACCGGGGAGTGTCAGTCTTTGCAGGCGTTGGTGAGCGGATGCGTGAAGGCAACGAGCTGTGGCTCCAGATGCAAAAAAGTGGTGTTCTGAACCACACTGTTTTAGTTTTTGGACAGATGAACGAACCCCCTGGGGCACGTTTCCGGGTTGCCTTTTCAGCACTTACTATGGCCGAGTTTTTTAGAGATGTGCTCTCTCAGGATGTTCTGTTGTTTATCGACAACATCTTTCGTTACATTCAGGCAGGAGCTGAGGTTTCGGCCCTGCTCGGTAGGTTGCCTTCAGCAGTGGGCTACCAACCCACACTGCAGGAAGAAATTGGCATGGTGGAAGAGAGGATAACTTCCACCGTAAACGGTTCAATAACTTCCGTACAGGCAGTTTACGTCCCCGCCGACGACCTGACTGATCCGGCTCCAGCAACCACCTTTGCGCATCTTGACGCCAGTACAGTACTTTCCAGAAAACTCTTTGAGCAGGGTTTCTACCCAGCAGTAGACCCCCTGCAATCCAGTTCTCGTGCCCTGAACACCCTGGTTGTAGGTGAACGCCACCTCAAACTCGCCCAAGAAACCAGAAAAATTATTGCCCACTACCTGGACCTGCAAGACATCATAGCTCTTCTGGGCATTGAAGAACTCTCTGAAGAAGATAGAAAAATAGTAAAGCGTGCCCGACGACTGCAGCGCTTTCTTACGCAACCTTTCTTCGTAGCAGAAAACTTTACCGGACTACCTGGCGTCTTTGTTCCCCTTAAGGAAACTCTGCAGGGAGTAGAAATGATTGTAGAGGGAGAGTGCGATGACTGGCCGGAACAGGTCTTCTACATGGTGGGTAGCATTGATGAAGCAAAAGCAAAATTTGACCAGTTGAAGAGCAAAAGCCGATGA
- a CDS encoding FoF1 ATP synthase subunit gamma has product MTRLSDIKRKIDLVKDIEHLTRTMKTISAIRWRMGRSLLQPAVDFRLKLELALELVVLHLEASTLFSERKLALLGIFSDRGLVGGFNQSIARQMLKFAQETQSPSREIQLLVLGKQGRNHLMNQGYPIAFSQPLNIVRIPGYKQIRELSYQIKNFLFQESFDALYLFYNTYLSVTQYQPTQKRIHPFYPQSQYLPQDTKTTSKSDFEIFANPEALYRSLQEKYFSACLYEAVIQSFMSEQATRLRLMDSATTHSRETLETLGLLYHKRRQEKITRELSEVISASIVEGAM; this is encoded by the coding sequence ATGACCAGGTTAAGTGATATTAAGCGAAAAATAGACCTGGTTAAAGACATAGAGCACCTCACTCGTACCATGAAGACCATATCAGCAATTCGCTGGAGAATGGGCCGCAGTCTATTACAACCAGCTGTGGATTTCCGCTTGAAGCTGGAACTGGCTCTGGAGTTGGTAGTTTTACACCTGGAAGCATCGACTCTCTTTTCAGAAAGGAAACTGGCCCTTCTGGGGATTTTCTCAGACCGGGGTCTGGTGGGTGGGTTTAATCAAAGCATTGCAAGACAGATGCTCAAATTTGCTCAGGAGACACAGAGCCCATCCAGAGAAATTCAGCTTTTGGTGCTGGGCAAGCAGGGCAGAAACCATTTGATGAACCAAGGTTATCCAATTGCTTTTTCTCAACCTTTAAATATTGTCCGCATCCCCGGCTACAAGCAAATAAGAGAGTTAAGTTACCAGATAAAAAACTTTTTGTTCCAGGAAAGCTTTGATGCCCTTTATCTTTTTTACAATACCTACCTTTCAGTTACCCAGTACCAGCCGACTCAAAAAAGAATACACCCTTTTTATCCTCAATCGCAATATCTCCCACAAGATACAAAGACTACCTCAAAGAGTGACTTTGAAATTTTTGCTAATCCAGAAGCGCTGTACAGGTCCCTGCAGGAAAAATACTTCAGTGCCTGTCTTTACGAAGCGGTAATCCAGTCTTTCATGAGCGAGCAGGCAACCCGCTTGAGGCTCATGGACAGCGCAACCACTCACTCAAGGGAAACCCTGGAAACTCTTGGCCTTCTCTACCACAAAAGGCGGCAGGAAAAAATAACCAGAGAGCTAAGCGAGGTCATATCGGCTTCCATAGTGGAGGGGGCAATGTAA
- a CDS encoding F0F1 ATP synthase subunit alpha has product MFSVSEVLQKARKAVKEFKLEPEIGEIGYVREIKDGIAIVDGLQEAFMGEKVLFEGEIPGQVFSLEKDSLQCIIFGDYTQLSTGSQVFRSGEQLTIPAGEELLGRTIDPLGKAIDGEEPPSCKEKRPIFFEAPPITARRPVQRTLFTGIKTIDAVIPLGKGQRELIIGDRRTGKTSIAFDIILNQREKKVICIYVAIGQKLSVVKELVENLKRYQAINYSIIVCASSEDPPAMVYLAPYSGCAIAEYFMYNGYDTLIVYDDLTKHAASYRALSLLMKRPPGRESYPGDIFYIHSSLLERSAQLNEKYGGGSMTALPIIETQEGDISAYIPTNLISITDGQIYLESALLARGFGPPINVGLSVSRVGGEAQTPIMKKVARRVRLDLSQYFELEEFARFSAELDEVTQKQLNHGKRVFALLSQPPFSPLDIALEILVIFAATRGLVDEIPLERLREWETLLCKKVTEEKPDLLERLRKERDLSTELEEKMRDYIQNFNQLYLKGQIQ; this is encoded by the coding sequence ATGTTTTCGGTGTCAGAGGTCCTGCAGAAGGCAAGAAAGGCTGTAAAAGAATTTAAACTGGAACCCGAAATCGGAGAAATTGGTTATGTAAGAGAAATCAAAGATGGTATTGCGATTGTGGATGGACTCCAAGAAGCCTTCATGGGGGAAAAAGTACTATTCGAAGGAGAAATTCCGGGACAGGTTTTTTCTTTAGAGAAAGACTCTCTGCAATGCATTATATTTGGTGACTATACCCAGCTCTCTACTGGTAGCCAGGTTTTTAGGAGTGGAGAACAGCTTACTATTCCTGCCGGGGAAGAACTGTTGGGAAGAACTATTGACCCTCTGGGCAAGGCCATCGACGGTGAAGAACCCCCCTCTTGCAAGGAAAAGAGGCCAATTTTCTTTGAGGCACCTCCGATTACTGCCCGCCGACCCGTACAGAGAACCCTTTTTACAGGCATTAAAACCATTGACGCCGTAATTCCCTTAGGAAAAGGGCAGCGGGAGCTAATAATAGGGGACCGTCGCACTGGTAAGACCTCCATAGCTTTTGACATCATTCTTAACCAGAGGGAGAAAAAGGTAATATGCATATACGTAGCCATCGGACAAAAACTTTCTGTTGTCAAAGAGCTGGTAGAGAATTTGAAACGTTACCAGGCAATTAACTACAGTATAATAGTTTGTGCTTCCTCGGAAGACCCACCAGCAATGGTATATCTTGCACCCTACAGCGGCTGTGCCATTGCCGAGTACTTTATGTACAATGGGTATGATACGCTGATTGTTTACGATGATTTGACTAAACACGCCGCAAGCTATCGCGCTCTCTCTTTGCTAATGAAACGCCCTCCAGGAAGAGAGTCTTACCCCGGAGATATATTTTATATCCACTCCAGCCTCCTGGAGCGCAGTGCCCAGTTAAACGAAAAGTATGGAGGAGGCTCCATGACTGCCTTACCGATAATTGAAACTCAGGAAGGAGACATCTCAGCGTACATTCCAACCAACCTCATTTCGATAACAGATGGCCAGATTTATCTCGAGAGTGCTTTACTTGCGCGAGGCTTTGGACCTCCTATAAACGTGGGGCTATCAGTATCCCGAGTTGGGGGTGAAGCACAAACCCCAATCATGAAAAAGGTCGCGCGACGGGTGCGTCTTGATCTTTCTCAATACTTCGAACTTGAGGAGTTTGCTCGTTTCAGTGCTGAACTCGATGAGGTAACCCAGAAGCAACTTAACCACGGAAAGCGAGTTTTTGCCCTTCTTTCTCAGCCGCCATTTTCACCCCTTGATATTGCCCTTGAAATATTGGTTATTTTTGCAGCCACGCGTGGTCTGGTTGATGAAATCCCCCTGGAAAGATTACGAGAATGGGAAACACTTCTCTGTAAAAAAGTAACAGAAGAAAAACCGGACCTTCTGGAAAGATTACGCAAAGAGAGGGATTTATCAACGGAACTTGAAGAAAAAATGCGCGATTATATCCAGAATTTCAACCAGCTTTACCTTAAGGGGCAAATCCAATGA
- a CDS encoding F0F1 ATP synthase subunit delta has protein sequence MKSKKEIVKVITPFPLTARQKQIIFQKLAPFAGDTHLKIKEKVDPSLIGGVIIMWRDLYIDCSLKTQLEKLKKELL, from the coding sequence ATGAAAAGTAAAAAAGAAATAGTAAAGGTGATAACTCCCTTTCCTCTTACCGCAAGGCAAAAGCAAATTATCTTCCAGAAACTCGCTCCTTTTGCTGGTGACACCCATCTTAAAATAAAGGAAAAAGTTGACCCTTCTTTAATCGGGGGAGTAATTATTATGTGGCGAGATCTTTACATTGATTGTAGCCTCAAAACTCAGCTGGAAAAGCTAAAGAAGGAGCTATTGTAA
- the atpF gene encoding F0F1 ATP synthase subunit B, with protein sequence MLQVDRSLIFQIINFIVLVFLLVRFLFKPVLRALDRRSQKIRSELEEIEKTREELRKLKEKYEEEERSIQQRYKEALERANQEALQMKATIIEEAYQEAEKIKREYETRAQKEIERLHKELREEIAEIAIAIAGKILQEHITPQIQERLIDELLDAALNRIESRLSIAHEK encoded by the coding sequence ATGTTACAGGTAGATCGTAGCCTGATTTTTCAGATTATCAATTTTATAGTTCTAGTTTTCCTACTGGTTCGTTTTCTCTTCAAACCCGTTTTAAGAGCGCTGGACAGACGTTCTCAGAAAATACGCAGCGAACTGGAAGAAATAGAAAAAACTCGCGAGGAACTGAGAAAATTAAAAGAAAAGTATGAGGAAGAAGAGCGCTCCATTCAGCAAAGATACAAAGAAGCCCTGGAGAGAGCTAATCAAGAAGCTCTGCAGATGAAAGCTACTATTATTGAAGAAGCATATCAGGAAGCAGAAAAGATTAAAAGAGAATACGAAACCAGAGCCCAAAAAGAAATCGAAAGATTACACAAGGAATTACGAGAAGAAATAGCGGAAATTGCTATAGCTATAGCTGGTAAAATTCTCCAGGAACACATTACACCACAAATACAGGAACGCTTGATCGACGAACTGCTTGACGCTGCGTTAAATAGAATAGAATCCCGACTGAGTATAGCCCATGAAAAGTAA
- the atpE gene encoding ATP synthase F0 subunit C, which produces MQGEILFLCVTVFTAGFSIAIGVIFPALGQGKACSKALEGIARQPEATNEISRTLFVGLALLESLAIYVLVVSLILLFANPLIKYVFK; this is translated from the coding sequence ATGCAGGGAGAAATATTGTTTCTATGCGTCACCGTTTTCACTGCTGGTTTTTCCATCGCCATCGGGGTTATTTTTCCAGCTCTGGGGCAAGGAAAAGCCTGTAGCAAAGCTCTGGAGGGCATAGCCCGTCAACCGGAGGCAACCAATGAAATCAGCAGAACTCTATTTGTGGGACTGGCACTGCTTGAATCACTGGCCATTTACGTGCTGGTGGTTTCCCTGATACTGCTTTTTGCCAATCCACTTATAAAATACGTTTTCAAGTAA
- a CDS encoding F0F1 ATP synthase subunit A, giving the protein MEELLNPHVIFWIWVLPVTKTVIATWLVMAFLVVGSILLTRKMTLVPGRLQNVVELFVEAILNLIEGMSPGYGRQFLPLVGTLALFIGTSNLANLVPGLQAPTGNFNTTLALALIVFFAVPYYGIRNQGLRNYLKTYISPSPILAPFHIIGEITRTLSLALRLFGNILGEEIIIAILFMLAPLFLPVPMMLFSIFTGIIQAYIFTILTVVYLSASVEKAGH; this is encoded by the coding sequence GTGGAGGAATTGCTAAACCCCCATGTCATTTTCTGGATATGGGTTCTTCCGGTTACCAAAACCGTAATTGCTACTTGGCTGGTAATGGCCTTCCTGGTAGTGGGTTCAATATTGCTCACCAGAAAAATGACCCTTGTTCCAGGAAGACTACAAAACGTCGTCGAGTTATTTGTGGAAGCGATTCTCAATCTCATCGAAGGAATGTCTCCGGGATATGGCAGACAGTTTTTACCTCTGGTAGGAACCCTTGCTCTTTTCATTGGAACCTCCAATCTTGCCAATTTGGTGCCTGGCCTGCAAGCACCAACAGGTAATTTCAATACCACCCTGGCTCTTGCTCTGATAGTCTTTTTTGCCGTTCCTTATTACGGGATTCGCAATCAGGGCCTGCGGAATTACCTCAAGACCTATATTTCTCCATCCCCAATCCTTGCTCCTTTCCACATAATAGGTGAAATAACTCGCACTCTTTCTCTGGCCCTGCGACTTTTTGGAAATATCCTGGGGGAAGAAATTATCATTGCTATTCTCTTCATGCTGGCACCACTCTTTTTACCGGTGCCGATGATGCTTTTCAGTATTTTCACCGGAATCATTCAGGCCTATATATTTACGATACTTACTGTAGTGTATCTGAGCGCTTCGGTTGAAAAAGCGGGTCATTAG
- a CDS encoding AtpZ/AtpI family protein, with amino-acid sequence MRRGSFDNSSNFWKSVGQIWDISWMSVAPILFGLFLGQYLDRKYPLGFSWTLSLLALGACLGFYNLYDFLMRESRKGDKKREATDRKND; translated from the coding sequence ATGAGAAGAGGGTCCTTTGATAATAGCAGCAATTTCTGGAAAAGCGTGGGGCAAATCTGGGATATTTCCTGGATGAGTGTGGCGCCTATATTGTTCGGGCTCTTTCTGGGTCAATACCTTGACAGGAAATATCCCCTGGGTTTCTCCTGGACCCTGTCCTTATTAGCTCTGGGCGCCTGCCTGGGTTTTTACAATTTATACGACTTCTTGATGCGAGAAAGCCGCAAAGGCGATAAAAAAAGAGAGGCTACCGATCGCAAAAATGATTAG
- a CDS encoding PadR family transcriptional regulator: protein MKELFRGFMRIHILYHAGNETIYGVWMMSELKKHGYEVSPGTLYPLLHNMEKEGLLKSRKEVHEGRVRKYYRITSQGKEVLKKAREKVKELAQEILREDKSYG, encoded by the coding sequence TTGAAGGAACTGTTCCGGGGCTTTATGAGAATACACATCCTTTATCACGCCGGCAATGAAACTATTTACGGGGTGTGGATGATGAGCGAACTTAAAAAACACGGATATGAGGTAAGCCCGGGTACTCTTTATCCCCTCCTTCATAATATGGAAAAAGAAGGTTTGCTTAAAAGTCGCAAAGAGGTACACGAAGGCAGGGTAAGGAAATATTACAGGATCACCAGCCAGGGGAAAGAAGTTTTAAAAAAGGCCCGGGAAAAAGTTAAAGAATTAGCACAGGAAATCCTCAGGGAGGATAAAAGCTATGGATAG
- a CDS encoding MFS transporter has product MDRRKAFGFVILLGLVSLFGDVTYEGARSIMGPFLRHLGAGAAVVGFAAGVGEFTGYGLRIVSGLLSDRTKKYWFFVILGYCVNLLAVPLLAVAGNWEIAIFLLILERFGKALRTPARDAMLSGAAEQFGLGWGFGLHEAMDQIGAVSGPLLVAFLLATKGSYRLSLAFLAIPALLALSFLVLAKGFYPASRELAVKKLSVATHGLSSPYWLYLVAVMLVAIGFADYPLIAFHIKNQAILGESLIPVLYAYAMGVDAFSALFFGWLFDRRGFQALLGAVFLSTLFAPFAFSSGWSLIVLGMTLWGIGMGAQESIMRATVARMAPSERRSSAYGIFFAAYGLAWFAGSWAMGFLYEKNILYLVLFSVVAQLFAALILLKVKGVLQQT; this is encoded by the coding sequence ATGGATAGAAGAAAGGCGTTTGGATTCGTTATTCTGCTTGGTCTGGTAAGCCTTTTTGGGGATGTAACTTATGAAGGTGCCCGCAGTATCATGGGTCCCTTCCTCCGTCATCTTGGAGCGGGAGCTGCAGTGGTCGGTTTTGCAGCCGGTGTGGGAGAATTTACGGGTTACGGACTGAGAATCGTTTCCGGATTGCTGAGCGACAGGACGAAAAAATACTGGTTTTTTGTTATTTTGGGTTACTGTGTAAACCTTCTGGCAGTTCCGCTGCTTGCAGTTGCCGGGAACTGGGAAATAGCAATCTTTCTACTCATTCTTGAACGCTTTGGAAAAGCACTCAGGACTCCTGCAAGGGATGCTATGCTTTCAGGGGCTGCTGAGCAGTTTGGATTAGGATGGGGTTTTGGTTTACACGAAGCTATGGACCAGATTGGTGCAGTGTCCGGTCCTCTTCTGGTTGCCTTTTTACTGGCTACGAAGGGGAGTTATCGCCTGTCACTTGCTTTTCTCGCCATACCTGCTTTACTGGCTCTGTCCTTTTTGGTGCTGGCAAAAGGTTTTTACCCTGCTTCTCGAGAGCTTGCGGTAAAAAAATTATCGGTTGCCACTCACGGTTTGAGTTCTCCTTATTGGCTGTATCTTGTGGCAGTAATGTTGGTAGCTATAGGTTTTGCGGATTACCCCTTGATAGCCTTTCATATTAAAAACCAAGCGATATTGGGGGAATCTCTGATACCTGTACTCTATGCATATGCAATGGGCGTTGATGCTTTCAGCGCATTGTTTTTTGGGTGGCTCTTCGATAGGAGAGGTTTTCAGGCTTTGTTGGGAGCTGTTTTCTTATCCACACTCTTTGCTCCCTTCGCCTTTTCATCAGGTTGGTCCCTGATTGTGCTTGGCATGACCCTTTGGGGAATAGGTATGGGAGCTCAGGAGTCCATAATGAGGGCTACCGTTGCTCGTATGGCTCCTTCTGAAAGGAGGAGTTCTGCTTACGGAATATTTTTTGCTGCATACGGTCTTGCCTGGTTTGCGGGGTCCTGGGCTATGGGTTTTCTTTACGAAAAGAATATCCTTTACCTGGTTCTTTTCTCGGTTGTTGCTCAACTTTTTGCCGCTTTAATTCTCCTTAAAGTGAAAGGTGTTCTACAGCAAACGTAA
- a CDS encoding ECF transporter S component, which translates to MKESTKGMVYAALATACVTVVTMSLQVPVPQTRGYINLGDAAIMVFALLLGRKWGAVAGGVGSALADVLTGYAHWAPFTLIIKGLEGFIAGHATHRNKGLPIQFLFLLLAGCEMVAGYFVSEVAMYGLGAALAELPGNFLQAGSAVIIAPLLVTAILKTEKALMHHRT; encoded by the coding sequence TTGAAAGAAAGCACAAAAGGAATGGTTTATGCAGCCCTGGCTACTGCTTGTGTGACTGTGGTTACCATGAGCTTGCAGGTGCCCGTTCCACAAACCAGGGGTTATATCAACTTGGGAGATGCAGCTATCATGGTCTTTGCTTTGCTTCTGGGTAGAAAGTGGGGAGCTGTAGCTGGTGGAGTGGGCTCAGCCCTTGCTGACGTACTCACTGGATATGCTCATTGGGCTCCTTTTACACTGATAATCAAGGGTCTCGAAGGCTTCATCGCAGGTCATGCTACTCACCGAAACAAAGGATTACCTATTCAGTTTTTATTTCTTTTACTTGCAGGCTGTGAAATGGTCGCTGGTTATTTTGTGAGTGAAGTAGCAATGTATGGTTTAGGGGCAGCACTTGCTGAGCTTCCCGGCAACTTCTTACAGGCAGGTAGTGCGGTGATAATTGCGCCTCTGCTGGTTACAGCAATTTTGAAAACCGAGAAAGCGTTGATGCATCACCGCACCTGA
- a CDS encoding phosphomannomutase/phosphoglucomutase, translating to MSSIFKECDIRGIYPEEINENLARKIGKAFAFFFEPQSVIVVGGDVRLSTPPLKKALIEGLVVGGLKVIDVGIVPTPLFYFIVETTAASGGLMVTASHNPPQYNGIKLAFGKMPPRPEDIQKIAKLVTEGKNLKRAKGELLATNEDWEKLYFSYLLERLPAPARPLKMVVDCGNGCYSGIATRFLRGFGHQVIELFCDRNGAFPNRSPNPALPQNLQKLSEMVRSHRANLGIAFDGDGDRVVFVDEQGRFVQAEHSMIFFIRNFVPSGSAFVYDLKCSNIVPQELEKKNCHPLPERSGHAYIKRRLIEEGAFMGGEISGHYFFGNLGRDDGLYAAALFSALLSRQETLLSEVLALYPEPHVTPDIRIPRDLEEHLVEKILETISSSEAELITIDGVKALWSDGWAMLRNSVTEPVYTLRFEATSPEHLRELVHRFLFKFPKVEKVVLEKIYST from the coding sequence ATGAGTAGCATATTTAAAGAGTGCGATATCAGAGGTATTTATCCCGAGGAAATCAACGAAAATCTGGCTCGCAAGATAGGCAAGGCTTTTGCTTTTTTCTTTGAGCCGCAAAGTGTGATAGTGGTGGGTGGGGATGTACGCTTAAGTACGCCCCCCTTGAAAAAAGCTCTCATAGAAGGCCTGGTTGTAGGTGGTTTGAAAGTTATCGACGTGGGAATAGTTCCCACTCCGCTTTTTTACTTCATTGTAGAAACCACCGCTGCTTCTGGAGGTCTTATGGTAACCGCTTCCCACAACCCCCCACAGTACAATGGAATAAAGCTTGCTTTTGGAAAAATGCCACCCCGTCCGGAGGATATTCAAAAAATTGCAAAGCTGGTTACAGAAGGAAAAAACCTCAAAAGGGCCAAAGGTGAACTGCTCGCTACGAATGAAGATTGGGAGAAACTGTATTTTTCCTATCTTTTAGAAAGGCTTCCTGCGCCAGCCAGACCCCTGAAAATGGTTGTTGATTGTGGAAATGGTTGTTACTCTGGAATAGCAACCAGATTCCTCCGGGGGTTTGGACACCAGGTAATTGAGCTCTTTTGCGATCGCAACGGTGCCTTTCCCAATCGTTCGCCCAACCCGGCCTTACCACAAAATTTACAAAAACTTTCTGAAATGGTCCGCAGCCATAGGGCAAACCTGGGAATCGCCTTTGACGGCGACGGCGACCGAGTGGTTTTTGTCGACGAACAGGGAAGGTTTGTACAAGCTGAACACAGCATGATTTTCTTTATACGCAATTTTGTTCCTTCAGGAAGTGCCTTTGTTTACGACCTGAAATGTTCCAATATTGTTCCTCAAGAACTTGAGAAAAAGAACTGCCACCCTCTCCCTGAACGCTCAGGCCATGCCTATATCAAAAGAAGACTGATAGAAGAAGGAGCTTTCATGGGCGGTGAAATCAGTGGCCATTATTTTTTTGGAAATCTTGGTAGGGATGATGGTCTCTATGCTGCGGCTCTTTTCAGTGCCCTGCTTTCAAGACAGGAAACATTACTTTCCGAAGTTCTCGCCCTGTATCCCGAACCCCATGTTACACCAGATATTCGAATACCCAGAGATCTTGAAGAACACCTGGTAGAAAAGATTCTGGAGACCATCTCTTCTTCAGAAGCTGAATTAATTACCATTGATGGAGTAAAAGCCCTCTGGTCTGACGGCTGGGCAATGCTTCGCAACTCAGTAACCGAGCCAGTTTATACGTTACGTTTTGAGGCTACCTCACCCGAGCACCTCAGGGAGCTTGTTCACCGTTTCCTTTTTAAATTTCCCAAAGTAGAGAAAGTGGTGCTTGAAAAAATTTACTCCACGTGA